One Malania oleifera isolate guangnan ecotype guangnan chromosome 9, ASM2987363v1, whole genome shotgun sequence DNA segment encodes these proteins:
- the LOC131163359 gene encoding RING-H2 finger protein ATL29, translating to MDIRSRAARRTSVTVKIGLEPSKSGSVSWSRIAKSLEPPRSRLCEVFLTMPRRHLASARCFMENLAHTWNLRRSPSGTPIGGQASIAPGLEPSIIQSFPTFVYSSIKDFHHEKYGLECAICLSEFEDDDMLRLLTVCFHVFHQECIDLWLESHKTCPVCRRTLDMPEQMSEKSLSINNNSMHEISENDHESSMDDTFSIDIRENIQESGSRSGKAQKMIVPNSARSQFERHSGKVERFPRSHSTGHSITRARGEEDRFTLRLPEHVKEKIARGRNWTGSCVAFGDFSSKTATANGGFGEASGWSSHGDINNV from the exons ATGGATATCAGAAGCAGAGCAGCGAGGAGGACCTCGGTGACAGTAAAAATCGGATTGGAGCCTTCCAAAAGTGGCTCCGTCTCTTGGTCTAGGATAGCAAAGTCTTTAGAGCCGCCGAGATCGCGATTGTGCGAGGTTTTCCTTACGATGCCCAGAAGGCATTTAGCTTCAGCACG GTGTTTTATGGAAAACCTAGCTCACACATGGAATCTTCGGCGAAGTCCCTCTGGCACCCCTATAGGTGGCCAAGCCTCCATTGCTCCTGGCCTTGAACCATCCATCATTCAATCTTTTCCGACGTTTGTATACTCTAGCATTAAAGATTTTCATCATGAAAAGTATGGTCTTGAATGTGCCATTTGCCTGTCGGAGTTCGAAGATGATGACATGCTTCGCCTTTTGACAGTTTGCTTCCATGTTTTCCATCAAGAGTGTATTGACCTTTGGCTTGAATCCCACAAAACTTGCCCAGTATGCCGAAGAACTCTTGACATGCCAGAACAAATGTCAGAGAAGTCTTTGTCTATTAATAATAATTCTATGCATGAAATAAGTGAAAATGATCATGAATCATCCATGGATGATACTTTTAGTATTGATATTAGGGAAAACATTCAAGAAAGTGGATCTAGAAGTGGTAAGGCACAGAAAATGATTGTTCCAAATTCAGCAAGATCACAATTTGAAAGGCATAGTGGTAAGGTGGAAAGATTTCCAAGATCACATTCAACAGGGCATTCCATAACTAGGGCTAGAGGAGAGGAAGATAGGTTTACATTGAGATTGCCAGAACACGTGAAAGAAAAGATTGCGAGGGGTCGTAATTGGACAGGAAGTTGTGTTGCATTTGGAGATTTTTCAAGCAAAACCGCCACAGCTAACGGTGGATTTGGTGAAGCATCAGGTTGGTCATCTCACGGTGACATCAATAATGTGTAA